A genomic segment from Streptomyces sp. NBC_00654 encodes:
- a CDS encoding fumarate reductase/succinate dehydrogenase flavoprotein subunit, whose amino-acid sequence MTDYSHYTTGTPVADTKAPEGPVADRWDTRRFTARLVNPANRRKHTVIVIGTGLAGGSAGATLAEQGYHVVQFCFQDSPRRAHSVAAQGGINAAKNYRNDGDSVHRLFYDTVKGGDFRARESNVHRLAQISVEIIDQCVAQGVPFAREYGGLLDNRSFGGVQVSRTFYARGQTGQQLLLGAYQALARQIAAGNVELHARTEMLDLIVVDGKARGIVARDLITGKIDTYFADAVVLASGGYGNVFYLSTNAMNSNATAIWRAHRRGAYFANPCFTQIHPTCIPRTGDHQSKLTLMSESLRNDGRIWVPKAKGDDRPAGEIPEDERDYYLERIYPAFGNLVPRDIASRAAKNVCDEGRGVGPGGQGVYLDFADAIARMGRAGVEEKYGNLFDMYARITAEDPYSTPMRIYPAVHYTMGGLWVDYDLQTTVPGLFAIGEANFSDHGANRLGASALMQGLADGYFVLPSTINDYLARNPHTETVDADHPAVAEAVAETEDRINLLLAVDGDRTPDSFHREIGELMWEFCGMARTEEGLRKALERIPQIREEFWRRIKVPGTGEQFNQSLEKANRIVDYLELAELMCLDALHRAESCGGHFREESQTPEGEAARRDEEFSYAAAWEFSGTGEAPVLHKEDLVFEYVHPTQRSYA is encoded by the coding sequence ATGACCGACTACTCGCACTACACGACGGGCACGCCCGTCGCCGACACCAAGGCACCCGAAGGGCCCGTCGCCGATCGGTGGGACACCCGGCGCTTCACGGCCAGACTCGTCAACCCGGCCAACCGCCGCAAGCACACCGTCATCGTCATCGGCACCGGCCTCGCGGGCGGTTCGGCCGGCGCCACCCTCGCCGAACAGGGCTACCACGTCGTCCAGTTCTGCTTCCAGGACTCGCCCCGCCGGGCACACTCCGTCGCCGCGCAGGGCGGCATCAACGCCGCGAAGAACTACCGCAACGACGGCGACTCCGTCCACCGGCTGTTCTACGACACCGTCAAGGGCGGCGACTTCCGCGCCCGGGAGTCCAACGTCCACCGGCTCGCCCAGATCTCCGTCGAGATCATCGACCAGTGCGTCGCCCAGGGAGTCCCCTTCGCCCGCGAGTACGGCGGGCTCCTCGACAACCGCTCGTTCGGCGGCGTCCAGGTCTCCCGCACCTTCTACGCCAGGGGCCAGACCGGGCAGCAGCTCCTCCTCGGCGCGTACCAGGCGCTGGCCCGGCAGATCGCCGCGGGCAACGTCGAACTCCACGCGCGCACCGAGATGCTCGACCTGATCGTCGTCGACGGAAAGGCCCGCGGCATCGTCGCCCGCGACCTGATCACGGGGAAGATCGACACCTACTTCGCCGACGCGGTCGTCCTGGCCAGCGGCGGCTACGGCAACGTCTTCTACCTGTCGACCAACGCCATGAACTCCAACGCCACCGCCATCTGGCGCGCCCACCGTCGCGGTGCCTACTTCGCCAACCCCTGCTTCACCCAGATCCACCCCACCTGCATCCCGCGCACCGGCGACCACCAGTCCAAACTGACGCTGATGAGCGAGTCGCTGCGCAACGACGGCCGGATCTGGGTCCCGAAGGCCAAGGGCGACGACCGTCCCGCGGGCGAGATCCCCGAGGACGAGCGCGACTACTACCTGGAGCGCATCTACCCGGCCTTCGGCAACCTCGTGCCCCGTGACATCGCCTCCCGGGCCGCCAAGAACGTCTGCGACGAGGGCCGGGGCGTCGGCCCCGGCGGCCAGGGCGTCTACCTGGACTTCGCCGACGCCATCGCGCGGATGGGCAGGGCCGGGGTCGAGGAGAAGTACGGCAACCTCTTCGACATGTACGCGCGGATCACCGCGGAGGACCCGTACAGCACACCCATGCGGATCTATCCCGCCGTGCACTACACGATGGGCGGCCTCTGGGTCGACTACGACCTCCAGACCACCGTCCCCGGGCTCTTCGCGATCGGCGAGGCGAACTTCTCCGACCACGGGGCCAACCGGCTGGGCGCCTCCGCGCTGATGCAGGGCCTCGCCGACGGCTACTTCGTCCTGCCGTCCACGATCAACGACTACCTGGCCCGCAACCCCCACACGGAGACCGTCGACGCGGACCACCCGGCGGTCGCCGAGGCCGTCGCCGAGACCGAGGACCGCATCAACCTGCTGCTCGCCGTCGACGGCGACCGCACCCCCGACTCCTTCCACCGTGAGATCGGTGAACTCATGTGGGAGTTCTGCGGGATGGCCCGCACCGAGGAGGGGCTGCGCAAGGCCCTGGAACGGATCCCGCAGATCCGCGAGGAGTTCTGGCGCCGCATCAAGGTCCCCGGCACCGGAGAACAGTTCAACCAGTCGCTGGAGAAGGCCAACCGCATCGTCGACTACCTCGAACTCGCCGAGCTGATGTGCCTCGACGCCCTGCACCGCGCCGAATCCTGCGGCGGCCACTTCCGTGAGGAGTCACAGACCCCTGAGGGTGAGGCCGCCCGCCGGGACGAGGAGTTCTCCTACGCCGCCGCCTGGGAGTTCTCCGGCACCGGCGAAGCCCCCGTCCTGCACAAGGAAGACCTCGTCTTCGAGTACGTCCACCCCACCCAGCGGAGCTACGCATGA
- a CDS encoding succinate dehydrogenase/fumarate reductase iron-sulfur subunit produces MKLTLRVWRQQNAETPGAMATYQVDGISQDMSFLEMLDTLNEELILDGDEPVAFDHDCREGICGACSLVINGDAHGPERTTTCQLHMRSFQDGDTIDIEPWRAAAFPVVKDLVVDRSAFDRIIQSGGYISAPTGTAPDAHATPVPKPDADFAFEHAECIGCGACVAACPNGSAMLFTSAKVNHLNVLPQGAPERETRVLDMVATMDEEGFGGCTLTGECATACPKGIPLPSIAAMNKEWLRATRRAAR; encoded by the coding sequence ATGAAGCTCACCCTGCGCGTCTGGCGCCAGCAGAACGCCGAGACGCCCGGCGCCATGGCCACCTACCAGGTCGACGGCATCTCCCAGGACATGTCGTTCCTGGAGATGCTCGACACCCTCAACGAGGAGCTCATCCTCGACGGGGACGAGCCCGTCGCCTTCGACCACGACTGCCGCGAAGGCATCTGCGGAGCGTGCAGCCTGGTCATCAACGGCGACGCCCACGGCCCGGAACGCACCACCACCTGCCAGCTCCACATGCGGTCCTTCCAGGACGGCGACACCATCGACATCGAGCCCTGGCGGGCCGCCGCGTTCCCGGTGGTCAAGGACCTCGTCGTGGACCGCTCGGCCTTCGACCGCATCATCCAGTCCGGCGGCTACATCTCCGCCCCCACCGGCACCGCCCCGGACGCGCACGCCACGCCCGTGCCCAAGCCGGACGCCGACTTCGCCTTCGAGCACGCCGAGTGCATCGGCTGCGGCGCGTGTGTGGCGGCCTGCCCCAACGGCTCCGCGATGCTCTTCACCTCGGCGAAGGTCAACCACCTCAATGTGCTGCCGCAGGGCGCGCCCGAACGTGAGACCCGGGTCCTGGACATGGTCGCGACCATGGACGAGGAGGGCTTCGGCGGCTGCACCCTCACCGGCGAGTGCGCCACGGCCTGCCCGAAGGGCATTCCGCTGCCGTCGATCGCGGCCATGAACAAGGAGTGGCTGCGCGCGACCCGCAGGGCCGCCCGCTGA
- a CDS encoding extracellular solute-binding protein — MKNRILAGAVALVSSVALGGCGYFSDSGSGDRTVTVWLMKDSVSQGFLDKFTKSYEEEHPSVDLEFKIQEWSGIGPKIMSALKGDDAPDVIEVGNTQVAQYAVSGGLRDLTLESMRDLGSDDWIPGLAQPGSINGVQYGIPWYAANRVVIYNKDIFEQAGIRTPPKTRQEWIAAGEKLNSNGNQGIYLAGQNWYVLAGFIWDEGGDLADENGGDWEGALGTPEALKGMEFYKELQSLGDGPTDADEEKPPQTDVFARGNVAQIISVPGAASLIEQKNPELKGKLGYFPIPGKTAKAPGSVFTGGSDLIVPKNADQRSAGIEVVKALASEKWQTELVRTMSYVPNKPSLARVIGDEEGTAAMAAGATEGRATPNSPQWAAVEAENPIKPYMTAVLQGGDPAEEAKAASERITAMLTGS; from the coding sequence GTGAAAAACCGCATACTCGCCGGAGCCGTCGCGCTCGTCTCTTCCGTCGCTCTCGGTGGATGCGGCTATTTCTCGGACTCCGGTTCCGGCGACCGCACCGTGACGGTCTGGCTGATGAAGGACAGCGTCTCCCAGGGATTCCTGGACAAGTTCACCAAGTCGTACGAGGAGGAGCACCCCTCGGTCGATCTGGAGTTCAAGATCCAGGAATGGAGCGGAATCGGCCCCAAGATCATGTCCGCGCTCAAGGGGGACGACGCCCCGGACGTCATCGAGGTCGGGAACACCCAGGTGGCCCAGTACGCGGTCAGCGGGGGGCTGCGCGACCTCACCCTCGAATCGATGCGTGACCTGGGCAGCGACGACTGGATTCCCGGACTCGCCCAGCCCGGGAGCATCAACGGAGTCCAGTACGGCATCCCCTGGTACGCCGCCAACCGGGTGGTGATCTACAACAAGGACATCTTCGAGCAGGCGGGCATCAGGACTCCGCCGAAGACCCGCCAGGAGTGGATCGCGGCCGGCGAAAAGCTCAACAGCAACGGAAACCAGGGCATCTATCTCGCGGGCCAGAACTGGTATGTCCTGGCCGGGTTCATCTGGGACGAGGGCGGGGACCTGGCCGACGAGAACGGCGGCGACTGGGAAGGGGCCCTCGGAACACCGGAGGCGCTCAAGGGAATGGAGTTCTACAAGGAACTCCAGTCGCTCGGCGACGGGCCCACGGACGCCGACGAGGAGAAGCCCCCGCAGACCGACGTATTCGCCCGGGGCAACGTCGCGCAGATCATCTCGGTGCCCGGGGCCGCCTCGCTCATCGAGCAGAAGAACCCCGAACTCAAGGGAAAGCTCGGCTACTTCCCCATTCCGGGCAAGACGGCGAAAGCGCCGGGTTCCGTATTCACCGGAGGCTCCGACCTGATCGTGCCCAAGAACGCCGACCAGCGCAGCGCGGGCATCGAGGTCGTCAAGGCGCTGGCGAGCGAGAAGTGGCAGACGGAACTCGTCCGGACCATGAGCTATGTGCCCAACAAGCCGAGCCTCGCGCGCGTCATCGGGGACGAGGAGGGCACCGCGGCGATGGCCGCCGGGGCCACCGAGGGCCGCGCCACCCCCAACTCGCCCCAGTGGGCGGCCGTCGAGGCCGAGAACCCGATCAAGCCGTACATGACGGCGGTCCTCCAGGGCGGTGACCCCGCCGAGGAGGCCAAGGCGGCATCGGAGCGGATCACCGCGATGCTCACGGGCAGCTGA
- a CDS encoding MsnO8 family LLM class oxidoreductase, whose amino-acid sequence MSPSIASTRFSVLDRSRTREGHDGPQALRETVRLAQEAEALGFHRFWVSEHHSVPGVAGSAPTVLAAAVAAVTSTIRVGTGGVMLPNHQPLVVAEQFGVLASLFPGRIDMGLGRSVGFTDGIRGALGRGKRDADDFAGQLGELLGWLDGTQQAHPQVHARPAEGLDIPPYILATGEGAAIAAAAGLPLVIGDLRGRDRLLRAVEVYRRDFRPSARSPQPYVIVAGTVAVAATEAAARRLLIPEAWSMAHSRTHGSFPPLAPAERVESLAMTERERSMFERGLAGHIHGTGEQVAAQLETAIGETGADEVLVTTSTYDRQGLLDSLRRLSALTGRTVGADRAAQGGRY is encoded by the coding sequence GTGAGCCCTTCGATCGCGTCGACCCGCTTCTCCGTCCTGGACCGTTCCCGCACCCGCGAGGGTCATGACGGCCCGCAGGCCCTGCGCGAGACCGTGCGCCTGGCCCAGGAGGCCGAGGCTCTCGGATTCCACCGCTTCTGGGTCTCCGAACACCACAGCGTGCCGGGAGTCGCGGGCTCGGCCCCGACCGTGCTGGCCGCCGCCGTCGCCGCCGTGACCTCCACCATCCGGGTCGGCACCGGCGGGGTGATGCTCCCCAACCATCAGCCGCTCGTGGTCGCCGAGCAGTTCGGGGTGCTCGCCTCACTGTTCCCGGGACGGATCGACATGGGGCTCGGCCGCTCGGTGGGGTTCACCGACGGCATCCGCGGGGCGCTGGGCCGCGGCAAGCGGGACGCCGACGACTTCGCCGGGCAGCTGGGCGAACTGCTCGGCTGGCTGGACGGCACCCAGCAGGCCCATCCCCAGGTCCACGCCCGCCCAGCCGAGGGCCTGGACATCCCCCCGTACATCCTGGCGACCGGCGAGGGCGCGGCCATCGCGGCGGCGGCCGGCCTGCCCCTGGTCATCGGCGATCTGCGCGGCCGGGACAGGCTGTTGCGCGCCGTCGAGGTCTACCGCAGGGACTTCCGGCCGTCCGCCCGGTCTCCGCAGCCGTATGTGATCGTCGCGGGCACCGTCGCGGTCGCCGCCACCGAAGCGGCGGCCCGTCGGCTGCTGATACCCGAAGCCTGGTCCATGGCCCACTCCCGCACCCATGGCTCCTTCCCCCCGCTGGCCCCCGCCGAGCGCGTCGAGAGCCTCGCCATGACGGAGCGGGAGCGGAGCATGTTCGAGCGGGGCCTCGCCGGGCACATCCACGGCACCGGGGAGCAGGTGGCCGCACAGCTCGAAACGGCGATCGGGGAGACCGGCGCCGACGAGGTACTGGTCACGACCAGCACGTACGACCGCCAGGGCCTGCTGGACTCCCTGCGGCGGCTGTCCGCGCTCACCGGCCGGACGGTGGGCGCGGACCGGGCCGCCCAGGGCGGGCGGTACTAG
- a CDS encoding dodecin, whose amino-acid sequence MPNHTYRVTEIVGTSEEGIDEAIRNGVARASETLHNLDWFEITQVRGHIEDGRIAHYQVGLKVGFRLDENA is encoded by the coding sequence ATGCCTAACCACACCTATCGGGTCACCGAAATCGTAGGAACCTCCGAGGAAGGCATCGATGAGGCGATCCGGAACGGCGTTGCCAGAGCTTCTGAAACGTTGCACAATCTCGACTGGTTCGAGATCACCCAGGTGCGCGGACACATCGAGGATGGCCGAATCGCGCACTACCAAGTCGGCCTGAAGGTTGGCTTCCGGCTCGACGAGAATGCCTGA
- a CDS encoding GNAT family N-acetyltransferase, whose translation MTALPTTPLAAAPFPPVPAQAAPRPRVPDRPAAAVPEAPAYRVSLATGQDDVRAAQRLRHLVFAGELGARLDGPEPGLDIDAFDAYCDHLLVREPATGDVVATYRLLPPERARVAGRLYADGEFDLARLGPIRHDLVEVGRSCVHPAHRNGAVIALIWAGLARYMERSGHTWLAGCCSISLADGGALAARSWETVRTKHLAPEEYWVSPRRLWDSSGHPTGTGGARADLPPLLRGYLRLGAWVCGAPAYDPDFDVADLYVLLPLRRTDPRYLRHFLSLAPLR comes from the coding sequence ATGACCGCGCTGCCCACCACCCCTCTTGCCGCCGCCCCGTTCCCCCCGGTCCCGGCCCAGGCCGCCCCCCGCCCCCGGGTCCCGGACCGGCCGGCCGCGGCCGTTCCCGAGGCCCCCGCCTACCGGGTCTCCCTCGCCACCGGCCAGGACGACGTCCGTGCCGCCCAGCGGCTGCGCCACCTGGTGTTCGCCGGCGAGCTGGGCGCCCGTCTCGACGGCCCCGAACCCGGTCTGGACATCGACGCCTTCGACGCCTACTGCGACCACCTGCTCGTACGGGAGCCGGCCACCGGAGACGTCGTCGCCACCTACCGGCTGCTGCCGCCCGAACGGGCCCGGGTCGCCGGACGGCTCTACGCGGACGGCGAGTTCGACCTCGCGCGGCTCGGACCGATCCGCCACGACCTGGTCGAGGTCGGCCGTTCCTGCGTCCACCCCGCACACCGCAACGGCGCCGTCATCGCCCTCATCTGGGCCGGACTCGCCCGCTACATGGAACGCTCCGGCCACACCTGGCTGGCCGGCTGCTGCTCCATATCCCTCGCCGACGGCGGCGCCCTGGCCGCGCGCAGCTGGGAGACCGTCCGTACGAAGCACCTGGCGCCCGAGGAGTACTGGGTCAGCCCCCGCCGCCTCTGGGACAGCTCCGGGCACCCCACCGGGACCGGCGGCGCCCGCGCGGATCTGCCGCCCCTGCTGCGCGGCTACCTGCGCCTGGGCGCCTGGGTGTGCGGAGCCCCGGCGTACGACCCGGACTTCGACGTCGCCGACCTCTACGTCCTGCTGCCCCTGCGCCGTACCGACCCGCGCTACCTGCGGCACTTCCTCTCCCTCGCCCCGCTGCGATGA
- a CDS encoding excinuclease ABC subunit UvrA has translation MSSPHDPYVRVRGAREHNLQDVHVDIPRDTLTVFTGVSGSGKSSLAFGTIYAEAQRRYFESVAPYARRLIHQVGAPAVGEITGLPPAVSLEQRRSAPGSRSSVGTVTTLSNSLRMLFSRAGDYPAGAERLDSDAFSPNTAAGACPSCHGLGRIHRTTEELLVPDASLSIRDGAIAAWPGAWQGKNLRDVLDALGYDVDRPWEELPAADREWILFTDEQPVVTVHPVREAGRIQRPYRGTYMSARRYVMHTFADSRSATLRAKAERFLTSAPCPVCAGSRLRPEAMAVTFGGRTIAELAALPLAELAEVLSLAGGGETARVLTADLLARIATVTELGLGYLSLDRTAPTLSSGELQRLRLATQLRSGLFGVVYVLDEPSAGLHPADTESLLAVLGRLKEAGNTVFVVEHQMDVVRRADWLVDVGPLAGEHGGRVLHSGPPAGLADVPQSATRRFLFDRTPAPVREPRTPSGWLRLTGVDRHNVRGVDAEFPLGVFTAVTGVSGSGKSTLVGQVLAGALADRQAADGPPGARGARYCASARGLEAVDRLVQVDQKPIGRTPRSNLATYTGLFDVVRKLFAGTETARARGYRAGRFSFNVPGGRCETCQGEGFVSVELLFLPSTYAPCPDCHGARYNPATLEVTLGGLTIAQVLDLTVESAAGFFTGTPAAGRSLSTLLDVGLGYLRLGQPATELSGGEAQRIKLAAELQRTRRGHTLYLLDEPTTGLHPADVEVLMRQLHGLVDARNTVVVVEHDMAVVAGADHVIDLGPGGGGRGGRIVATGTPAEVARAADSRTAPYLARALRPDGRGVTS, from the coding sequence ATGTCCTCCCCCCACGATCCGTACGTCCGGGTGCGAGGCGCCCGTGAGCACAACCTCCAGGACGTCCATGTCGACATCCCGCGTGACACCCTCACGGTGTTCACCGGTGTCTCGGGGTCCGGGAAGTCCTCGCTGGCCTTCGGGACGATCTACGCCGAGGCCCAGCGCCGCTACTTCGAGTCCGTCGCCCCGTACGCCCGCCGGCTGATCCACCAGGTCGGCGCTCCGGCGGTCGGCGAGATCACCGGACTGCCGCCCGCGGTCTCCCTGGAGCAGCGCCGCTCCGCCCCCGGGTCGCGTTCCTCGGTCGGTACGGTCACGACGCTCTCCAACTCGCTGCGCATGCTGTTCTCCCGGGCCGGGGACTATCCGGCGGGCGCCGAGCGGCTCGACTCCGACGCCTTCTCCCCGAACACGGCGGCCGGGGCCTGCCCCTCGTGCCACGGTCTCGGCAGGATCCACCGCACCACCGAGGAACTGCTCGTACCGGATGCCTCGCTGTCGATCCGGGACGGGGCGATCGCCGCCTGGCCCGGAGCCTGGCAGGGCAAGAACCTGCGCGATGTGCTGGACGCGCTCGGGTACGACGTGGACCGGCCGTGGGAGGAGCTGCCGGCCGCCGACCGGGAGTGGATCCTGTTCACCGACGAGCAGCCGGTGGTGACAGTCCATCCGGTGCGTGAGGCGGGCCGGATCCAACGCCCGTACCGGGGCACGTACATGAGCGCCCGGCGCTATGTGATGCATACGTTCGCGGACTCCCGCAGCGCCACGCTCCGGGCGAAGGCGGAGCGGTTCCTGACCAGCGCCCCGTGCCCGGTCTGCGCGGGCAGCAGGCTCCGGCCGGAGGCGATGGCCGTCACCTTCGGCGGGCGGACGATCGCCGAGCTGGCCGCGCTGCCCCTCGCCGAGCTCGCCGAGGTGCTGTCCCTCGCGGGCGGCGGGGAGACGGCGCGGGTACTGACGGCCGATCTGCTGGCGCGGATCGCTACGGTGACCGAGCTGGGGCTGGGCTATCTCAGCCTGGACCGTACGGCACCGACGCTGTCCTCCGGCGAGTTGCAGCGGCTGCGGCTCGCCACCCAGCTGCGTTCGGGGCTCTTCGGGGTGGTGTACGTCCTGGACGAGCCCTCGGCCGGACTGCATCCCGCGGACACCGAGTCCCTGCTCGCCGTGCTCGGCCGGCTGAAGGAGGCCGGGAACACGGTCTTCGTGGTGGAGCACCAGATGGATGTGGTGCGGCGCGCGGACTGGCTGGTGGATGTGGGACCGCTGGCCGGGGAGCACGGTGGGCGGGTGCTGCACAGCGGGCCGCCCGCCGGGCTCGCGGACGTGCCGCAGTCCGCCACGCGCCGGTTCCTGTTCGACAGAACTCCGGCGCCGGTACGGGAGCCGAGGACGCCGTCCGGGTGGCTGAGGCTGACCGGGGTGGACCGGCACAATGTGCGCGGCGTCGACGCGGAGTTCCCGCTCGGGGTGTTCACCGCGGTGACCGGTGTCTCGGGTTCGGGGAAGTCGACCCTGGTCGGCCAGGTGCTGGCCGGGGCACTGGCGGACCGGCAGGCCGCGGACGGGCCGCCCGGGGCGCGGGGCGCGCGGTACTGCGCGTCGGCGCGGGGGCTGGAGGCGGTGGACCGGCTCGTCCAGGTCGACCAGAAGCCCATCGGCCGTACGCCCCGGTCGAATCTGGCCACGTACACCGGGCTCTTCGACGTCGTACGGAAGCTGTTCGCGGGGACGGAGACGGCGCGGGCGCGCGGCTACAGGGCGGGGCGGTTCTCCTTCAATGTGCCGGGCGGGCGGTGCGAGACCTGTCAGGGCGAGGGGTTCGTCTCCGTGGAGCTGCTGTTCCTGCCCAGTACGTACGCGCCCTGCCCCGACTGTCACGGCGCGCGCTACAACCCGGCGACACTGGAGGTCACGCTGGGCGGGCTGACCATCGCGCAGGTGCTGGACCTGACGGTGGAGTCGGCGGCCGGGTTCTTCACCGGCACCCCGGCGGCCGGGCGCAGTCTGTCGACGCTGCTCGATGTGGGGCTGGGGTATCTGCGGCTCGGTCAGCCCGCGACGGAGCTGTCGGGCGGCGAGGCCCAGCGGATCAAGCTGGCCGCCGAGCTCCAGCGCACCCGGCGCGGCCACACGCTGTATCTGCTGGACGAGCCGACGACCGGACTGCATCCGGCCGATGTCGAGGTGCTGATGCGGCAGTTGCACGGGCTGGTGGACGCGCGGAACACGGTGGTGGTCGTGGAGCACGACATGGCCGTGGTGGCGGGTGCGGACCATGTGATCGATCTGGGGCCGGGAGGCGGCGGCCGGGGCGGCAGGATCGTCGCGACGGGCACTCCGGCGGAGGTGGCACGGGCGGCGGACAGCCGCACGGCCCCCTATCTGGCGAGGGCCCTGCGGCCGGACGGCCGGGGCGTGACCTCGTGA